Proteins from a genomic interval of uncultured Methanocorpusculum sp.:
- a CDS encoding adenylate kinase family protein: MMIGITGTPGCGKTTVADLLREMGYPVLDLKTTVGPFVLEHDDAFGSDIVDVDAWADAFPYTEGFVEGAFAHNLPCDKIIILRCRPDVLRERLASRGYSKEKIRENLEAEALDVILIETADAFASEQIYEIDTTSTERESVVRSIISFAKGETPASFGSLDWSEYIADVI; encoded by the coding sequence ATGATGATCGGGATTACCGGAACACCCGGATGCGGGAAGACTACCGTCGCAGACCTCCTGCGTGAGATGGGGTATCCAGTTCTCGATCTCAAAACCACTGTCGGCCCCTTCGTCTTGGAACACGATGATGCGTTCGGTTCGGATATCGTGGACGTGGATGCCTGGGCGGATGCGTTTCCCTATACCGAAGGGTTTGTCGAGGGGGCATTCGCCCATAATCTCCCCTGCGATAAGATCATCATTTTGAGATGCCGGCCCGATGTTTTACGTGAACGTCTCGCTTCACGTGGCTATTCAAAAGAAAAGATCCGTGAAAATCTGGAAGCCGAAGCTTTGGACGTGATCCTGATCGAAACGGCTGATGCTTTTGCATCGGAACAGATTTATGAGATAGACACTACAAGTACAGAGAGAGAGTCTGTGGTCCGGAGTATCATCTCTTTTGCGAAGGGAGAGACTCCCGCATCGTTTGGATCACTCGACTGGTCAGAGTATATAGCAGATGTCATATGA
- a CDS encoding CDC48 family AAA ATPase gives MTENTKISLIVQEADQNDVGRGYAKINNDVMAKLGVDSGDFIKITGKRMGAAKVMRSSVSGSGGIAIDGDIRRSAGAGIGDTVTVEKVVPKTATKITLQPISQSIRLDSRALEQTIQSKFAGRPITKGQIMTFGFQTKSEDPFFSGWGGFSNYNTEYVDFAVSDVSPGDVAIIGSETTVNYKDSVYKGEDAPKGKSAGNIHYEDIGGLGRELSLVREMIEYPLRHPEVFEKLGIEPPKGVLLYGPPGTGKTLIARAVANEAGAYFDTISGPEIISKYYGDSEEKLREIFEKAEENAPSIIFIDEIDSIAPKREESKGEVERRVVAQLLSLMDGLKSRGKVIVIAATNLPDSIDPALRRGGRFDREIEIGVPDKDGRREILQIHARNVPLSENFKLEKYANTTHGFVGADLALMVKEAAMHALRRAFPGMNPDEEISAEKLENLKVTAEDFESALKMVQPSAMREVLVEVPDIRWADVGGLDSVKEELQQAVEWPLKYRDVYKQFATKSPKGFLMFGPPGTGKTLLAKAVANESECNFISVKGPELMSKWVGESEKGIREIFRKARLASPSIIFFDEIDSIVPRRGSYEGSSHVTESVVSQFLTELDGLEELKNVVVIGATNRPDMIDPALLRPGRLEQHIFVPPPDREGRKQILNVYIKDISSMLAEDVNLDELVDKTEGFVGADIEALVREAKMVAIREFVKVMAGHDAAEITLAVSSVKIFGRHFDAALKRVRPSLDKSGRRSAERGSWQYRFNDEERKTLEKGISIVETAEYKGGELTPEMQELDELLMAHQKDFSRIKEITKTAYA, from the coding sequence ATGACAGAGAATACTAAAATTTCATTAATTGTACAGGAGGCAGACCAAAATGATGTCGGACGCGGATACGCGAAAATAAATAATGACGTTATGGCAAAACTCGGCGTCGACTCCGGCGATTTCATCAAGATCACTGGAAAACGCATGGGCGCTGCCAAAGTCATGCGTTCATCCGTCTCCGGTTCGGGAGGGATCGCAATCGACGGAGACATCCGTAGGTCGGCAGGTGCAGGTATTGGTGACACTGTAACTGTCGAGAAGGTCGTTCCAAAGACCGCGACAAAGATCACGCTTCAGCCAATCTCACAGAGCATCCGTCTCGACAGCCGTGCACTCGAGCAGACGATCCAGAGTAAATTCGCCGGCCGGCCGATTACGAAAGGCCAGATCATGACCTTCGGGTTCCAGACCAAGTCGGAGGATCCGTTCTTCTCAGGATGGGGAGGATTCTCCAACTACAACACCGAGTACGTCGACTTCGCTGTTTCGGATGTCTCGCCCGGTGATGTTGCGATCATCGGCTCGGAGACAACCGTCAACTACAAAGACAGCGTCTATAAAGGTGAGGACGCTCCCAAAGGAAAATCCGCAGGAAACATCCATTACGAGGATATCGGTGGTCTCGGCCGTGAACTTTCGCTCGTGCGGGAGATGATCGAGTACCCGCTCAGACATCCGGAAGTATTCGAGAAACTCGGTATCGAACCGCCGAAGGGAGTTCTTCTCTATGGTCCGCCCGGAACCGGTAAAACCCTTATCGCCCGTGCGGTCGCAAATGAAGCGGGTGCCTACTTCGACACGATCTCGGGGCCGGAGATTATCTCCAAATACTACGGGGACTCCGAAGAAAAACTTCGTGAGATCTTCGAGAAAGCCGAAGAGAATGCACCGTCGATTATATTCATCGATGAGATCGACTCGATCGCCCCAAAACGTGAAGAGTCAAAAGGCGAAGTGGAACGCCGTGTCGTTGCCCAGCTGCTTTCCCTGATGGACGGCCTAAAGAGCCGCGGGAAAGTCATCGTGATTGCTGCAACCAACCTTCCGGACTCCATCGACCCGGCGCTTCGCCGTGGCGGGCGGTTTGACCGTGAGATCGAGATCGGCGTCCCGGACAAAGACGGACGCCGCGAGATCCTGCAGATCCATGCACGAAACGTCCCGCTTTCCGAGAACTTCAAGTTGGAAAAGTATGCAAATACCACCCACGGATTTGTGGGAGCAGACCTTGCTTTGATGGTGAAAGAGGCTGCGATGCATGCCCTGCGCCGTGCCTTCCCGGGCATGAACCCCGACGAGGAGATCAGCGCAGAAAAGCTCGAAAACCTCAAAGTGACCGCAGAGGACTTCGAATCGGCTCTGAAAATGGTTCAGCCGAGCGCCATGCGTGAGGTTCTCGTCGAAGTGCCCGACATCCGCTGGGCAGACGTCGGCGGTCTCGACTCCGTCAAAGAAGAACTTCAGCAGGCGGTCGAGTGGCCGCTCAAATACAGGGATGTCTACAAACAGTTCGCCACGAAATCCCCCAAGGGTTTCCTGATGTTCGGGCCGCCCGGGACAGGAAAGACCCTGCTCGCCAAAGCGGTCGCAAACGAATCGGAGTGTAACTTCATCTCCGTAAAAGGACCAGAACTCATGTCGAAATGGGTGGGAGAGTCCGAGAAGGGCATTCGTGAGATCTTCAGAAAAGCCCGTCTCGCGTCTCCGTCGATCATCTTCTTCGATGAGATCGACTCGATCGTTCCCCGCAGAGGAAGTTACGAAGGCTCCTCCCACGTGACCGAAAGCGTCGTCAGTCAGTTCCTGACCGAACTCGACGGTCTCGAGGAGCTGAAAAACGTCGTCGTGATCGGCGCCACAAACCGCCCGGACATGATCGACCCGGCTCTTCTGAGGCCGGGACGTCTCGAGCAGCATATCTTCGTACCCCCGCCGGACCGCGAGGGAAGAAAGCAGATCCTCAATGTCTACATCAAAGACATCAGCTCGATGCTGGCCGAAGATGTAAATCTGGATGAACTCGTCGACAAAACCGAAGGGTTTGTCGGAGCTGACATCGAAGCACTCGTCCGTGAGGCAAAGATGGTCGCGATCCGCGAGTTCGTGAAAGTGATGGCCGGCCACGACGCCGCCGAGATCACGCTTGCAGTATCGAGCGTCAAGATCTTCGGCAGGCACTTCGATGCCGCGTTGAAGAGGGTAAGACCCTCCCTCGATAAGTCGGGAAGACGCAGCGCCGAAAGAGGTTCATGGCAGTACAGATTCAATGACGAAGAGAGAAAGACTCTCGAAAAGGGCATTTCCATCGTGGAAACCGCCGAATACAAAGGCGGCGAACTCACGCCGGAAATGCAGGAACTCGATGAACTGCTGATGGCTCATCAGAAAGACTTTAGCAGAATCAAAGAGATAACTAAGACAGCATATGCGTGA
- a CDS encoding CDP-alcohol phosphatidyltransferase family protein, with translation MSLDSLRPKVQWILTPIAEAFSKLPITPNMWTVVSLFCALIAGIFFGFGLPLFGVLFVVLNSFLDVLDGALSRHTGAASPIGDYLDHVFDRYADVFIITGIIVYGVQTWQAPVPAWLIGLFAITGVLLSSYMGTQAQAVGLKRNYGGVLGRADRLVLLMLFGHAEVVYPAPILFGLPFLGWMLVVYGFFGHITAIQRFVMTLKELLKDAHAQ, from the coding sequence ATGAGTCTTGATTCGCTTCGTCCGAAAGTTCAGTGGATATTAACGCCTATTGCAGAGGCATTTTCAAAGCTTCCGATAACGCCGAATATGTGGACCGTTGTCTCGCTTTTCTGCGCACTCATTGCCGGGATATTTTTCGGATTCGGTCTGCCGCTTTTTGGCGTGCTGTTTGTTGTCCTGAATTCATTCCTGGATGTTCTGGACGGAGCGCTGTCACGACACACCGGGGCGGCAAGTCCGATCGGCGATTATCTGGATCACGTCTTCGACCGGTATGCTGATGTATTCATCATCACCGGTATCATCGTTTACGGGGTCCAGACCTGGCAGGCTCCTGTTCCGGCATGGCTGATCGGCCTGTTTGCGATCACCGGCGTTCTGCTTTCCTCCTATATGGGAACCCAGGCGCAGGCGGTCGGACTCAAGCGAAACTACGGCGGGGTCCTCGGACGTGCCGACCGTCTGGTCCTTCTGATGCTTTTCGGTCATGCCGAGGTCGTCTATCCGGCTCCGATCCTTTTCGGCCTGCCGTTTTTGGGATGGATGCTTGTTGTGTACGGCTTCTTTGGACACATCACGGCGATCCAGCGGTTCGTCATGACGCTCAAAGAACTCTTGAAGGATGCACACGCTCAGTAA
- a CDS encoding SIMPL domain-containing protein (The SIMPL domain is named for its presence in mouse protein SIMPL (signalling molecule that associates with mouse pelle-like kinase). Bacterial member BP26, from Brucella, was shown to assemble into a channel-like structure, while YggE from E. coli has been associated with resistance to oxidative stress.), with amino-acid sequence MKKNVIAILLLFAVFAIFAMPAAAEDSQTDKVILVSGYGVSTTTPDKVTISFGVETKNPDAKIAQSENAALMEKVVAALKNAGIKDSNIQTTGYNIYSYVIGDYNPGKWANGTTVYKVTNTVQIIYYDVDQAGSYIDATVAAGANSVNSLQFGLSDEKMIIERNAAILSAVKSARADADSVSSALGLKISGTGTINVGQSYTPVSYTNMDVSLVKAEASGARTTIESGEIKTTATLSIVYTY; translated from the coding sequence ATGAAAAAGAATGTAATTGCAATCCTGCTTCTCTTTGCGGTGTTTGCGATCTTTGCTATGCCTGCGGCAGCAGAAGATTCACAGACCGACAAAGTCATTCTGGTTTCCGGATACGGCGTTTCGACCACCACTCCCGACAAAGTAACGATCAGCTTCGGCGTTGAGACCAAAAACCCTGATGCAAAAATCGCCCAGAGCGAAAATGCAGCCCTGATGGAAAAAGTGGTTGCCGCACTCAAGAATGCCGGCATCAAAGACTCGAACATCCAGACGACCGGTTACAACATCTACTCCTACGTTATCGGGGACTATAATCCCGGCAAGTGGGCAAACGGAACCACCGTCTACAAAGTAACGAACACCGTTCAGATCATCTACTATGATGTCGACCAGGCCGGTTCCTACATCGACGCTACCGTCGCTGCAGGAGCAAACAGCGTAAACAGCCTTCAGTTCGGTCTTTCCGATGAGAAGATGATTATTGAAAGAAACGCTGCAATCCTCTCGGCTGTCAAATCGGCACGCGCCGATGCGGATTCCGTCTCTTCAGCTCTCGGTCTGAAGATCTCCGGCACAGGCACCATCAATGTAGGTCAGAGCTACACCCCCGTCTCCTACACGAACATGGATGTCAGCTTAGTAAAGGCCGAAGCAAGCGGTGCACGCACCACGATCGAATCCGGCGAGATCAAAACTACTGCAACGCTTTCGATCGTTTACACTTACTAA